One Polypterus senegalus isolate Bchr_013 chromosome 10, ASM1683550v1, whole genome shotgun sequence DNA segment encodes these proteins:
- the LOC120537029 gene encoding zinc finger protein 2 homolog isoform X1: MTYEIFSAAFKAHLAITIERETRATSQAVLLRISDFMDGGLEAQLEKLRGKFAKSGAEIEHHLRLTIEEVVLAAMEAIVTEFTDHVEQRFSAFQSEVAAKKKKDVEGLNLQPNACRSSPISGRTNGAANTPQTQRLGATERERVEDSSCSTEDSHDEMFDMDQEPCDQEQQGNHVVNKVHQRCVQTDITSCDLRAEPKAEPKAEPETIELQFFPENEQEAVQDTQIPSDSAELSADAEKLSGEKNTPGRQQKEQSSSTSFPPVTIADNIQDSGISFLSSGDVTSPHGRSSHMKQETLPQDKNIQKSISQMNMLNCLQGRVQPLVKLSRIDADESMKNIQGSCYSRTDYGKRFRDKEIQQVHSKEHKTKSLYVCSLCNKTFDWKHHLKNHMRTHSGEKPFSCDLCGKMFAQAANLYHHLTTHTTERPHTCTVCGKHFKQKHYLEQHKKCHTGEKRFACSDCGKRFTQKYYLVQHQKIHAGDAPHCDICGKNFSNIKYFAQHQRIHTGEQPFFCQECGKGFSLRQSFHRHLQYHSNKVFVCTECGKSFTHKDSLQKHHLIHTGEKPFSCSTCGKCFAQKVNLRKHERVHAKEDYSGDMD, encoded by the exons ATGACTTACGAGATTTTCTCCGCTGCCTTTAAGGCGCACCTGGCCATTACTATCGAGCGTGAGACGAGAGCGACTTCACAGGCTGTGTTGCTTAGAATATCTGATTTCATGGACGGGGGATTAGAAGCTCAACTTGAAAAACTTCGGGGGAAATTTGCAAAAAGCGGGGCTGAGATCGAACACCACCTCCGTCTCACCATCGAGGAGGTGGTGCTGGCGGCGATGGAGGCGATCGTGACGGAGTTTACAGATCACGTTGAGCAAAGGTTCAGCGCCTTCCAGTCAGAGGTGGCtgcgaagaagaagaaggatgtTGAAGGCCTGAATCTGCAGCCGAACGCCTGTCGGAGTAGCCCAATCAGTGGGAGAACTAATGGCGCAGCCAACACACCTCAAACGCAGCGCTTAGGGGCCACGGAAAGAG AGAGAGTAGAAGATTCTTCTTGCTCTACTGAAGATTCCCACGATGAAATGTTTGACATGGACCAGGAACCGTGTGACCAGGAACAGCAGGGTAACCATGTTGTCAATAAGGTTCATCAGCGGTGTGTCCAGACTGACATAACAAGTTGTGATTTAAGGGCAGAGCCAAAGGCAGAACCAAAGGCAGAACCGGAGACTATTGAACTACAGTTTTTCCCAGAAAATGAACAAGAAGCTGTCCAGGACACACAGATACCCTCTGATTCTGCAGAACTGAGTGCTGACGCTGAAAAATTGAGCGGTGAGAAAAACACTCCTGGCAGACAACAGAAGGAACAATCAAGTTCTACATCATTTCCACCTGTAACAA TAGCAGATAATATTCAAGATAGTGGAATCTCTTTTTTGTCTTCAGGTGATGTTACCTCTCCTCATGGCAGATCTAGCCACATGAAGCAAGAGACCCTACCACAggataaaaacattcaaaaatcaaTATCTCAGATGAATATGTTAAATTGTTTGCAAGGCAGAGTTCAGCCTCTTGTGAAACTCAGCAGAATAGATGCCGATGAAAGCATGAAGAACATCCAAGGAAGCTGTTATTCCCGTACAGACTATGGGAAAAGATTCAGAGATAAAGAGATTCAGCAGGTACACagtaaagaacacaaaacaaagtcGTTGTATGTTTGTTCCCTTTGTAATAAGACATTTGACTGGAAACATCACCTTAAAAATCACATGAGGACTCACTCTGGAGAAAAACCATTTTCTTGTGATTTGTGTGGGAAAATGTTTGCACAGGCTGCTAATCTTTACCATCATTTAACAACTCATACCACAGAAAGGCCACATACGTGTACTGTGTGTGGGAAACATTTCAAACAGAAGCATTATTTGGAGCAGCACAAGAAAtgtcacactggagaaaaacggTTTGCTTGTAGTGATTGTGGGAAGAGATTCACACAAAAATATTACCTTGTACAGCATCAGAAAATTCATGCTGGAGATGCACCACATTGTGATATCTGTGGGAAGAATTTTTCCAATATTAAATACTTTGCACAACACCAGAGGATTCACACTGGTGAACAGCCATTTTTTTGTCAGGAATGTGGGAAAGGTTTCTCATTGAGGCAGTCTTTTCACAGACACCTGCAGTATCATTCTAATAAGGTATTTGTCTGTACAGAATGTGGCAAAAGTTtcacccacaaagacagtcttcAAAAACATCACCTAATACACACTGGCGAGAAGCCATTTTCTTGTAGTACATGTGGGAAATGTTTTGCTCAAAAAGTAAATCTTCGAAAACACGAAAGAGTTCATGCAAAAGAAGACTACAGTGGTGATATGGATTGA
- the LOC120537029 gene encoding zinc finger protein 2 homolog isoform X3 — translation MTYEIFSAAFKAHLAITIERETRATSQAVLLRISDFMDGGLEAQLEKLRGKFAKSGAEIEHHLRLTIEEVVLAAMEAIVTEFTDHVEQRFSAFQSEVAAKKKKDVEGLNLQPNACRSSPISGRTNGAANTPQTQRLGATERERVEDSSCSTEDSHDEMFDMDQEPCDQEQQGNHVVNKVHQRCVQTDITSCDLRAEPKAEPKAEPETIELQFFPENEQEAVQDTQIPSDSAELSADAEKLSGEKNTPGRQQKEQSSSTSFPPVTSDVTSPHGRSSHMKQETLPQDKNIQKSISQMNMLNCLQGRVQPLVKLSRIDADESMKNIQGSCYSRTDYGKRFRDKEIQQVHSKEHKTKSLYVCSLCNKTFDWKHHLKNHMRTHSGEKPFSCDLCGKMFAQAANLYHHLTTHTTERPHTCTVCGKHFKQKHYLEQHKKCHTGEKRFACSDCGKRFTQKYYLVQHQKIHAGDAPHCDICGKNFSNIKYFAQHQRIHTGEQPFFCQECGKGFSLRQSFHRHLQYHSNKVFVCTECGKSFTHKDSLQKHHLIHTGEKPFSCSTCGKCFAQKVNLRKHERVHAKEDYSGDMD, via the exons ATGACTTACGAGATTTTCTCCGCTGCCTTTAAGGCGCACCTGGCCATTACTATCGAGCGTGAGACGAGAGCGACTTCACAGGCTGTGTTGCTTAGAATATCTGATTTCATGGACGGGGGATTAGAAGCTCAACTTGAAAAACTTCGGGGGAAATTTGCAAAAAGCGGGGCTGAGATCGAACACCACCTCCGTCTCACCATCGAGGAGGTGGTGCTGGCGGCGATGGAGGCGATCGTGACGGAGTTTACAGATCACGTTGAGCAAAGGTTCAGCGCCTTCCAGTCAGAGGTGGCtgcgaagaagaagaaggatgtTGAAGGCCTGAATCTGCAGCCGAACGCCTGTCGGAGTAGCCCAATCAGTGGGAGAACTAATGGCGCAGCCAACACACCTCAAACGCAGCGCTTAGGGGCCACGGAAAGAG AGAGAGTAGAAGATTCTTCTTGCTCTACTGAAGATTCCCACGATGAAATGTTTGACATGGACCAGGAACCGTGTGACCAGGAACAGCAGGGTAACCATGTTGTCAATAAGGTTCATCAGCGGTGTGTCCAGACTGACATAACAAGTTGTGATTTAAGGGCAGAGCCAAAGGCAGAACCAAAGGCAGAACCGGAGACTATTGAACTACAGTTTTTCCCAGAAAATGAACAAGAAGCTGTCCAGGACACACAGATACCCTCTGATTCTGCAGAACTGAGTGCTGACGCTGAAAAATTGAGCGGTGAGAAAAACACTCCTGGCAGACAACAGAAGGAACAATCAAGTTCTACATCATTTCCACCTGTAACAA GTGATGTTACCTCTCCTCATGGCAGATCTAGCCACATGAAGCAAGAGACCCTACCACAggataaaaacattcaaaaatcaaTATCTCAGATGAATATGTTAAATTGTTTGCAAGGCAGAGTTCAGCCTCTTGTGAAACTCAGCAGAATAGATGCCGATGAAAGCATGAAGAACATCCAAGGAAGCTGTTATTCCCGTACAGACTATGGGAAAAGATTCAGAGATAAAGAGATTCAGCAGGTACACagtaaagaacacaaaacaaagtcGTTGTATGTTTGTTCCCTTTGTAATAAGACATTTGACTGGAAACATCACCTTAAAAATCACATGAGGACTCACTCTGGAGAAAAACCATTTTCTTGTGATTTGTGTGGGAAAATGTTTGCACAGGCTGCTAATCTTTACCATCATTTAACAACTCATACCACAGAAAGGCCACATACGTGTACTGTGTGTGGGAAACATTTCAAACAGAAGCATTATTTGGAGCAGCACAAGAAAtgtcacactggagaaaaacggTTTGCTTGTAGTGATTGTGGGAAGAGATTCACACAAAAATATTACCTTGTACAGCATCAGAAAATTCATGCTGGAGATGCACCACATTGTGATATCTGTGGGAAGAATTTTTCCAATATTAAATACTTTGCACAACACCAGAGGATTCACACTGGTGAACAGCCATTTTTTTGTCAGGAATGTGGGAAAGGTTTCTCATTGAGGCAGTCTTTTCACAGACACCTGCAGTATCATTCTAATAAGGTATTTGTCTGTACAGAATGTGGCAAAAGTTtcacccacaaagacagtcttcAAAAACATCACCTAATACACACTGGCGAGAAGCCATTTTCTTGTAGTACATGTGGGAAATGTTTTGCTCAAAAAGTAAATCTTCGAAAACACGAAAGAGTTCATGCAAAAGAAGACTACAGTGGTGATATGGATTGA
- the LOC120537029 gene encoding zinc finger protein 2 homolog isoform X2, which yields MTYEIFSAAFKAHLAITIERETRATSQAVLLRISDFMDGGLEAQLEKLRGKFAKSGAEIEHHLRLTIEEVVLAAMEAIVTEFTDHVEQRFSAFQSEVAAKKKKDVEGLNLQPNACRSSPISGRTNGAANTPQTQRLGATERERVEDSSCSTEDSHDEMFDMDQEPCDQEQQGNHVVNKVHQRCVQTDITSCDLRAEPKAEPKAEPETIELQFFPENEQEAVQDTQIPSDSAELSADAEKLSGEKNTPGRQQKEQSSSTSFPPVTTDNIQDSGISFLSSGDVTSPHGRSSHMKQETLPQDKNIQKSISQMNMLNCLQGRVQPLVKLSRIDADESMKNIQGSCYSRTDYGKRFRDKEIQQVHSKEHKTKSLYVCSLCNKTFDWKHHLKNHMRTHSGEKPFSCDLCGKMFAQAANLYHHLTTHTTERPHTCTVCGKHFKQKHYLEQHKKCHTGEKRFACSDCGKRFTQKYYLVQHQKIHAGDAPHCDICGKNFSNIKYFAQHQRIHTGEQPFFCQECGKGFSLRQSFHRHLQYHSNKVFVCTECGKSFTHKDSLQKHHLIHTGEKPFSCSTCGKCFAQKVNLRKHERVHAKEDYSGDMD from the exons ATGACTTACGAGATTTTCTCCGCTGCCTTTAAGGCGCACCTGGCCATTACTATCGAGCGTGAGACGAGAGCGACTTCACAGGCTGTGTTGCTTAGAATATCTGATTTCATGGACGGGGGATTAGAAGCTCAACTTGAAAAACTTCGGGGGAAATTTGCAAAAAGCGGGGCTGAGATCGAACACCACCTCCGTCTCACCATCGAGGAGGTGGTGCTGGCGGCGATGGAGGCGATCGTGACGGAGTTTACAGATCACGTTGAGCAAAGGTTCAGCGCCTTCCAGTCAGAGGTGGCtgcgaagaagaagaaggatgtTGAAGGCCTGAATCTGCAGCCGAACGCCTGTCGGAGTAGCCCAATCAGTGGGAGAACTAATGGCGCAGCCAACACACCTCAAACGCAGCGCTTAGGGGCCACGGAAAGAG AGAGAGTAGAAGATTCTTCTTGCTCTACTGAAGATTCCCACGATGAAATGTTTGACATGGACCAGGAACCGTGTGACCAGGAACAGCAGGGTAACCATGTTGTCAATAAGGTTCATCAGCGGTGTGTCCAGACTGACATAACAAGTTGTGATTTAAGGGCAGAGCCAAAGGCAGAACCAAAGGCAGAACCGGAGACTATTGAACTACAGTTTTTCCCAGAAAATGAACAAGAAGCTGTCCAGGACACACAGATACCCTCTGATTCTGCAGAACTGAGTGCTGACGCTGAAAAATTGAGCGGTGAGAAAAACACTCCTGGCAGACAACAGAAGGAACAATCAAGTTCTACATCATTTCCACCTGTAACAA CAGATAATATTCAAGATAGTGGAATCTCTTTTTTGTCTTCAGGTGATGTTACCTCTCCTCATGGCAGATCTAGCCACATGAAGCAAGAGACCCTACCACAggataaaaacattcaaaaatcaaTATCTCAGATGAATATGTTAAATTGTTTGCAAGGCAGAGTTCAGCCTCTTGTGAAACTCAGCAGAATAGATGCCGATGAAAGCATGAAGAACATCCAAGGAAGCTGTTATTCCCGTACAGACTATGGGAAAAGATTCAGAGATAAAGAGATTCAGCAGGTACACagtaaagaacacaaaacaaagtcGTTGTATGTTTGTTCCCTTTGTAATAAGACATTTGACTGGAAACATCACCTTAAAAATCACATGAGGACTCACTCTGGAGAAAAACCATTTTCTTGTGATTTGTGTGGGAAAATGTTTGCACAGGCTGCTAATCTTTACCATCATTTAACAACTCATACCACAGAAAGGCCACATACGTGTACTGTGTGTGGGAAACATTTCAAACAGAAGCATTATTTGGAGCAGCACAAGAAAtgtcacactggagaaaaacggTTTGCTTGTAGTGATTGTGGGAAGAGATTCACACAAAAATATTACCTTGTACAGCATCAGAAAATTCATGCTGGAGATGCACCACATTGTGATATCTGTGGGAAGAATTTTTCCAATATTAAATACTTTGCACAACACCAGAGGATTCACACTGGTGAACAGCCATTTTTTTGTCAGGAATGTGGGAAAGGTTTCTCATTGAGGCAGTCTTTTCACAGACACCTGCAGTATCATTCTAATAAGGTATTTGTCTGTACAGAATGTGGCAAAAGTTtcacccacaaagacagtcttcAAAAACATCACCTAATACACACTGGCGAGAAGCCATTTTCTTGTAGTACATGTGGGAAATGTTTTGCTCAAAAAGTAAATCTTCGAAAACACGAAAGAGTTCATGCAAAAGAAGACTACAGTGGTGATATGGATTGA